In one Grus americana isolate bGruAme1 chromosome 1, bGruAme1.mat, whole genome shotgun sequence genomic region, the following are encoded:
- the CHST7 gene encoding carbohydrate sulfotransferase 7 yields MKGRRRWRWRGEYRRFAALLVLYTLLLLLLVPYALDYGARRGRADEEPLLRRCPSLEEALSEWGWEQRQPPLDEEEDEEDGGTAGAAGNGSAAAGKRHIYLHATWRTGSSFLGELFNQHPDVFYLYEPMWHLWQALYPGDALSLQGALRDMLRALFRCDFSVLRLYAAPPGPRDPLAPAPPAAANLTTAGIFGWRTNKVICSPPLCPAAPRPRREIGLVDGAACEETCPPRALRELEAECRKYPVVVIKDVRLLELGALLPLLREPGLNLRVVQLFRDPRAVHNSRLKARQALLRESIQVLRSRHRAEPRGPPRHQQQQQLLLPPGLLGGGRAPQPQHRAEFFLGGALEVICQAWLRDLLLARRAPAWLRRRYTQLRYEDLVREPRAQLRRLLRFAGLPVPPDLETFVLNMTRGAAYSSDRPFLISARDAREAIHAWRERLSRQQVRQVEAACSEAMSLLAYPLSGGDAR; encoded by the coding sequence ATGAAGGGCCGCCGGCGGTGGCGCTGGCGGGGGGAGTACCGCCGCTTCGCCGCGCTGCTGGTGCTGtacacgctgctgctgctcctgctggtgCCCTACGCGCTGGACTATGGagcccggcgggggcgggcggacGAGGAGCCGCTGCTGCGGCGCTGCCCCAGCCTGGAGGAGGCGCTGAGCgagtggggctgggagcagcggCAGCCGCCGCTggacgaggaggaggatgaggaggacgGCGGCACGGCCGGGGCGGCGGGTAACggcagcgcggcggcggggaaGCGGCACATCTACCTGCACGCCACCTGGCGCACGGGCTCCTCCTTCCTGGGGGAGCTCTTCAACCAGCACCCCGACGTCTTCTACCTCTACGAGCCCATGTGGCACCTGTGGCAGGCCCTCTACCCGGGGGACGCGCTGAGCCTGCAGGGCGCCCTCCGCGACATGCTGCGCGCCCTCTTCCGATGCGACTTCTCCGTCCTGCGCCTCTacgccgccccgcccggcccccgcgACCCGCtggcccccgccccgcccgccgccgccaaCCTCACCACGGCCGGCATCTTCGGCTGGCGGACCAACAAGGTGATCTGCTCGCCGCCGCtctgccccgccgccccgcggccccgccgggAGATCGGCCTCGTCGACGGCGCCGCCTGCGAGGAGACGTGCCCGCCGCGGGCGCTGCGGGAGCTGGAGGCCGAGTGCCGCAAGTACCCGGTGGTGGTCATCAAGGACGTgcggctgctggagctgggcgccctgctgccgctgctgcggGAGCCCGGCCTCAACCTGCGGGTGGTGCAGCTCTTCCGCGACCCCCGCGCCGTCCACAACTCCCGCCTGAAGGCCAGGCAGGCGCTGCTGCGGGAGAGCATCCAGGTGCTGCGCAGCCGCCACCGCGCCGAGCCGCGGGGGCCGCCccgccaccagcagcagcagcagctcctgctgccgccCGGCCTGctggggggcgggcgggcgccgCAGCCGCAGCACCGCGCCGAGTTCTTCCTCGGCGGCGCCCTGGAGGTGATTTGCCAGGCCTGGCTCCGCGACCTCCTCTTggcccgccgcgccccggccTGGCTCCGCCGCCGCTACACGCAGCTGCGCTACGAGGACCTGGTGCGGGAACCCCGCGCCCAGCTGCGCCGCCTGCTGCGCTTCGCCGGGCTGCCCGTGCCGCCCGACCTGGAGACCTTCGTGCTCAACATGACCCGCGGGGCCGCCTACTCTTCCGACCGGCCCTTCCTCATCTCCGCCCGCGACGCGCGGGAGGCCATCCATGCCTGGCGGGAGCGCCTCAGCCGCCAGCAGGTGCGGCAGGTGGAGGCCGCCTGCAGCGAGGCCATGAGCCTTCTCGCCTACCCCCTCAGCGGCGGCGACGCCCGGtag